In the genome of bacterium, one region contains:
- the arcC gene encoding carbamate kinase, translating into MLSNVKTAVVALGGNAISRKDLPDTIANQFRLTRESLSAIVPLIRAGYNLAISHGNGPQVGNAILRVELARDRTPVLPIGICVADTEGGIGYMIAQSLQNRLRREGIKRPVATIVTQVVVDRNDPAMANPTKFIGQFYTEEDARRFAAERGWTVKPDGDRGWRRVVGSPIPRAIVEGDVIRAMVEDGVIVIAAGGGGIPVYIEEDGTYEGLDVVVDKDRASAVLAQAIGAELLLILTAVDRVAINFGKPDQQFLPKMSLREARQYLAEGHFPDGSMGPKIEAAIQFLEAGGKKVLITSIEKAEAALRQEDGTWILPD; encoded by the coding sequence ATGTTGAGCAACGTCAAAACCGCGGTGGTGGCCCTGGGGGGAAATGCGATTTCGCGCAAGGACCTGCCCGACACCATCGCCAATCAATTCCGACTGACACGCGAATCGCTGAGCGCGATTGTCCCGCTCATTCGGGCCGGCTACAACCTCGCCATCTCCCATGGCAACGGCCCACAGGTGGGCAACGCGATCCTGCGCGTCGAACTGGCGCGCGACCGCACCCCGGTCCTGCCGATCGGCATCTGCGTCGCCGACACCGAAGGCGGCATCGGTTACATGATCGCGCAATCGCTGCAAAACCGGCTCCGGCGCGAAGGCATCAAGCGGCCGGTGGCGACCATCGTCACCCAGGTGGTGGTCGATCGCAACGATCCGGCAATGGCCAACCCGACCAAGTTTATCGGCCAGTTCTACACCGAGGAGGATGCCCGAAGATTTGCCGCCGAGCGCGGCTGGACGGTCAAGCCGGATGGCGACCGCGGCTGGCGGCGGGTGGTGGGCTCACCGATTCCACGGGCGATCGTCGAAGGCGATGTTATTCGCGCCATGGTCGAGGATGGCGTGATCGTCATCGCCGCCGGCGGTGGTGGAATTCCCGTTTACATCGAGGAAGATGGCACCTACGAAGGGCTTGATGTGGTGGTGGACAAAGACCGGGCTTCGGCGGTGCTCGCCCAGGCGATCGGCGCCGAGTTGCTGCTGATTCTCACGGCGGTCGACCGCGTTGCCATCAATTTCGGCAAACCCGATCAACAGTTCCTGCCGAAGATGTCGCTGCGCGAGGCGCGTCAGTATCTGGCCGAAGGCCATTTCCCCGACGGGAGCATGGGCCCGAAGATCGAAGCCGCAATCCAGTTCCTTGAGGCCGGAGGCAAAAAGGTCCTGATCACCTCGATCGAGAAAGCCGAGGCGGCCCTGCGCCAGGAGGACGGCACCTGGATTCTGCCGGATTGA
- a CDS encoding HDIG domain-containing protein has translation MARPSTHPDWLADLLAEGDVYEVGGSVRDSLLAAQRGEDPPAKDRDFLIRRIGIDRLQEILGRHGAVNLVGRFFGVIKFTPRGTGETYDLSLPRLEKSYGAGHTDFHVDFDPELPVERDLGRRDFTINAMARDLRTGALVDIFNGQADLAARVLRMVFPTAFIEDPLRMLRGVQFAARFDLTIEPATFNAIRDSADLIQTVSSERVAEELNKLLLLAKRPSRGFLLMQELGLLKFILPELEATVGVTQPGPYHTWPVFEHSLVCVDAAPPRLNVRWACLLHDINKPQCRVVDDNRATFYGHDKMGARTARQVLQRLRFSNDFIDQVATLVDKHMFTTQVTDKGMRRLVRRVGADLIFDLLDLRRADVYAQGKGGSTDDVDELEARIRAEIDRKSPFGLRDLAVNGDDLIGELGMAPGPDIGRILNQLLEVVLDDPAQNTRETLLAEARKLLSAKT, from the coding sequence GTGGCGCGGCCCTCTACCCATCCCGACTGGCTGGCGGACCTCCTGGCCGAAGGCGATGTCTATGAAGTCGGAGGCTCGGTGCGCGACTCGCTTCTGGCGGCGCAGCGCGGCGAAGACCCGCCGGCCAAGGACCGTGACTTCCTCATTCGCCGCATCGGCATCGACCGTCTGCAGGAAATTCTCGGCCGTCATGGCGCGGTCAATCTGGTCGGACGCTTTTTCGGCGTGATCAAGTTCACACCGCGCGGGACCGGGGAGACCTATGACCTCTCGCTGCCGCGGCTGGAGAAATCCTACGGCGCCGGCCACACCGACTTTCATGTCGACTTCGATCCGGAATTGCCGGTCGAACGCGATCTCGGACGGCGCGACTTTACCATCAATGCCATGGCCCGCGACCTGCGCACCGGCGCGCTGGTTGACATTTTCAACGGCCAGGCCGACCTGGCGGCGCGTGTGCTGCGCATGGTCTTTCCCACCGCGTTCATCGAGGATCCGTTGCGGATGCTGCGCGGCGTGCAGTTTGCCGCGCGCTTCGATCTTACCATCGAGCCGGCCACCTTCAATGCGATCCGCGATTCGGCGGACTTGATTCAGACCGTTTCGTCGGAGCGGGTCGCGGAGGAATTGAACAAACTCCTGCTTCTGGCGAAACGCCCATCGCGCGGCTTTTTGCTCATGCAGGAGCTGGGTCTGCTCAAGTTCATCCTGCCGGAACTGGAGGCCACCGTCGGGGTCACCCAACCCGGACCGTATCACACCTGGCCGGTCTTCGAACATTCATTGGTCTGTGTCGATGCCGCCCCGCCGCGGCTCAATGTCCGCTGGGCCTGTCTGCTTCACGACATCAACAAGCCGCAGTGCCGTGTGGTGGACGACAACCGTGCGACCTTCTATGGCCACGACAAGATGGGCGCCCGCACGGCCAGACAAGTCCTGCAGCGGCTGCGATTCTCCAACGACTTTATCGATCAGGTCGCCACGTTGGTCGACAAGCACATGTTCACCACACAGGTGACCGACAAGGGGATGCGCCGTCTGGTGCGCCGTGTCGGCGCCGATTTGATCTTCGACTTGCTTGACTTGCGCCGCGCCGATGTCTATGCGCAGGGCAAGGGGGGAAGCACCGACGATGTCGATGAACTGGAAGCGCGCATCCGCGCCGAGATTGACAGGAAAAGCCCCTTTGGCCTGAGGGATCTGGCGGTCAATGGCGACGACCTGATCGGCGAATTGGGGATGGCTCCTGGGCCGGACATCGGGCGGATTCTCAACCAACTCCTTGAAGTTGTCCTTGATGACCCAGCGCAAAACACGCGCGAGACGCTGTTGGCTGAGGCGCGTAAGCTGCTGTCCGCCAAAACGTAA